From the Conger conger chromosome 14, fConCon1.1, whole genome shotgun sequence genome, one window contains:
- the LOC133110029 gene encoding troponin I, slow skeletal muscle-like has product MLKSLMVAKAKEELEQECVETQEEKQRYLEEKAPPLCTSSMSFAELQELCRELHAKIDVVDEERYDIEAKVQHNTREIKDLNIKVLDLRGKFKRPNLRRVRVSADAILRSLLGSKHKVSMDLRANLKSVKKEDTEKERPVEVSDWRKNVEAMSGMEGRKKMFDAAKGPTQ; this is encoded by the exons ATGCTGAAG AGCCTGATGGTGGCGAAGGCgaaggaggagctggagcaggagtgtgtggagacgcaggaggagaagcagagataCCTGGAGGAGaaagcccctcccctctgcaCCAGCAGCATGTCATTCGCCGAGCTCCAG GAGTTGTGCCGTGAGCTTCACGCCAAGATCGACGTGGTGGACGAGGAGCGCTACGACATCGAGGCGAAAGTGCAGCACAACACCAGAGAG ATCAAGGACCTGAACATCAAAGTTCTGGACCTGCGGGGGAAGTTCAAGCGGCCCAACCTGCGGAGGGTGAGGGTGTCGGCCGACGCCATCCTGCGCTCGCTCCTGGGCTCCAAGCACAAGGTGTCCATGGACCTGCGCGCCAACCTCAAGTCCGTCAAGAAGGAGGACACGGAGAAG GAGAGGCCTGTGGAGGTCAGTGATTGGAGGAAGAACGTGGAGGCCATGTCTGGCATGGAGGGCAGGAAGAAGATGTTTGACGCTGCCAAGGGCCCCACGCAGTGA